One bacterium genomic window carries:
- the psd gene encoding phosphatidylserine decarboxylase (Phosphatidylserine decarboxylase is synthesized as a single chain precursor. Generation of the pyruvoyl active site from a Ser is coupled to cleavage of a Gly-Ser bond between the larger (beta) and smaller (alpha chains). It is an integral membrane protein.), producing the protein MSESIYFYRRGAAAKEEEIILGKGLLRWAYYHPLGKSLAALLFHHAWPSRLAGWFADTRWSRRRILPVIRDLAIDAKEFADPVESYPTFNAFFTRRLKPGARPFAPDDYDIASPADGRVLVYPRLHKTTLVPVKGNSFTVDDLLGCPAAEFHDGSLAVIRLCPADYHRFHFPCAGRLIEQRHIKGRYHSVNPLVLALGIDVFSQNERHVALLENPHLARYAYVEIGAFGVGSIVQTYTGP; encoded by the coding sequence AGAATCCATTTATTTTTACCGCCGTGGCGCAGCAGCCAAAGAAGAGGAGATCATCCTTGGCAAAGGGCTTTTGCGCTGGGCCTATTATCATCCATTAGGAAAATCGCTCGCCGCTCTTCTGTTTCATCACGCCTGGCCGAGCCGGCTGGCCGGCTGGTTCGCCGATACGCGATGGAGCCGAAGACGCATTTTGCCCGTGATCCGCGATCTCGCTATCGATGCGAAGGAATTTGCCGATCCGGTTGAGAGCTATCCCACTTTCAATGCGTTTTTCACCCGGCGCCTCAAGCCCGGCGCACGTCCTTTTGCCCCCGATGACTACGACATCGCCTCTCCCGCAGACGGCCGCGTTCTGGTCTATCCCCGTTTACACAAAACCACACTGGTTCCGGTCAAGGGCAATTCTTTCACCGTGGACGATCTGCTCGGCTGTCCGGCCGCAGAATTTCATGACGGCAGCCTGGCGGTCATCCGCCTCTGTCCGGCGGATTACCACCGTTTTCATTTTCCCTGCGCAGGCCGGCTCATCGAACAGCGTCACATTAAAGGCCGCTACCATTCGGTCAATCCACTGGTCCTGGCCCTGGGCATCGACGTCTTTAGCCAGAACGAACGTCACGTCGCTCTGTTGGAAAACCCTCATCTGGCCCGCTACGCTTATGTCGAAATCGGGGCCTTTGGCGTCGGCAGCATTGTTCAAACCTATACAGGGCC